The nucleotide sequence TTCCATAGATATACGTATGCATATGCTCTACTGTCCTAGATAAACTCACAGATCACAAATCATGTAGGCATGTCGCTAGATATCAATGGCAGCAAAAAAGTCATTTCCAAATAATATGTACATGAGCTCATCACAGCCCATAAGTTCTGCATTCCAGGAATACTCAGTGACAACTTATAGAACTCTCCTTCTAaagaaggatgacaaggaggTCGTAGCTGATGTATCTAAGCACCAAGAGGGACAGAGTACACTCTATTGTTCACAGTTGATTGATTATACTGATCCACAAAAGTAGAACCACAAGTCCAAGAATCTTCTATGAGTAATACTAAGTTGCCTATGCCTTCCTAGCTCCGCTTCGTTTGTTGTGGGTTGGCTCTAGAATCCAGCCTTCTCAATCTCATATTGCGAGCAATAGCAGCTTGCTTCTGGCGATGGCTGTAGCTCTTTCTTTTGCTGCACAGATAAATGAGAGTTTGAAGTTCAACAGAAAAGAAGGGATATGAAGTGCAAGCTTCCAATGTGCCATCTTAGCAGGAATTTAAGGCATCATGCCACATAATTGCAAGATTACACTGAAACAGGGACaaatcaaagttttttttttttttgctcctttTCCTGTAGACCCATCATCTATAAATAGCTTATGCAGTATCTATTCCAAAAATATAAAACATACTCAGATCTACAAGAATTATTTTATGCACATACTTTAGTACCTAATAGAGTTAGGTTTTTACCTATCTATGCATATATAAAGTGAAAGAGAAAAGGAACATGCAATACCTGATAAAAATAAGGCCAGCTGTGAGAACCATTCCTCCAATTGCCCATGAAACTCTTTCACCGACAGGCATTTCTCTTGCCCATCTCTGAAAATCTTGAACGTCCCATGAAGCCACACCACTTAATGTTGGACGGTCTTTTGAAGAAGTCCATGAATCAGAGATGGAATCCAAACTTGCTTTCCCACCATAGCAGAAAGTGTCATCAACTCCACCAGAGCTGGTCTCAGAAACTTGAACAGTGAAACCAGCAAGACGGCATAACTCTGTGCCGTTAGAGACCCATTTATGTGCTTTGCCACAAATGATGTCACCTAAACCACAAGGAGACAAGGCCTGACATACCAGTAAGGAGCATATTCAGAACCAAACCATGAAACCATAATCAACAAAAAAAAGATCAGCAACAGAAGCTAAAAATCTCTTAGCACAAGAAAAGGGAACTACAGCAGAATCAACAGCTATTCAGAATGTACACAACAGACAAGGGCCAGGACATGATTGTTTAGTGTATAATTATAATCTGACCATGGAACTATCAAGCTTAATCTAGCAGCAGCACTTTTACTTGGTCAGTACATGTTTGAGGTATCAGTACCCACTTGTCTCAATTATGTCACTTAATCAGAGGGTTTACCTGTGTTTTCATATCTACAGAGAAGTATGATTCTGAACAAGCTTTGAAGACCATATCACAGAATGATGCGCATACAACAGGAGGTCCAGGCCTGACACCCACTCGTGGATCACATATTGAGCACTCGAGCAATTCCCACAAATGAATACATTCTTGACTGCCTTCACCAGCCAATGCAAGGTTTCTCACTGAAACCAGAGCAGGAAATGTCTGCGTCACATCGCAACATGTATTCTGACGGAATATCCTACACAGTGCTAGATCTCTGCGCCCCTTGGGTGCTCTTCCAGGAGGCTTGCCTTCAGATGAAAAGCCAGGGAACCGTCCACCTGGTGAAACACATACACCTTTTGGTTGTCCTGggggaagaagaaaaagatgacaTAAGGTACATGATATAAATCAATGGACTATCGCTACCATAGTCATCTACTGAGAAATTACAAGTCTCATCTATCTTAACAAGGAGCAATCATTCAATCTGCAACCACAATATTCATATATAACCAAGATAATCTGCATTGCTCATCAATCTTACAACAACCGGCAGTAGCATCAAGAACCTGAACTATATGACAGTAAGGTAAAACAAAGCCTGCCACAGCACAGCTTACCTTGATACAGTATATAACAAAGCCTGTAACAGTACAGCTTTCACTTGATATGATCATAGCTCATCTAACAGTTCCTTTCCAAACCTGTCCTCTGCGTTATGAATTATGAAACTTCGCAAAATGCCAACAATAACTTCGAAGTAAGGCCTAAAGCGCGCACAGGTAGCCATCTCTAAACTGCCATCCCTCGTTTTGCTGTAGTTTAAACTTCTTACTCCAAGACTAATTAAATCTACATGCCTACACAATTGGGGCGACCAAATACACGACCAGCAAGGATCCATTCATGGCAACTAGAATCTCTAGCACCACATACGAAAACTTAGGGCAAAAACACTTCCCTCCACTGATTAAGTTAACGAAACCAATAATACACAGAAACTAAAAATGAGATCTTAGACTCGCAGGAGCGGCGACTGTCCGTACCAGCTGACGCGAGCGGCGAGAGGAACAGCAGCACCAGGAGGAGAGTGAAACCGGTCGTCCTCCGCGGCCGCGTGGGAGAGCCCATCGAAGCAGCCTGCCCGCCGGCCAGCCGGCGGCGTGCTGCGGCGACGAGAGGAACGGCCGGTCGGCGAATCGATACGCTTCGGCGGCGTCCGTGACTCTACACCATACAAGTCAACAGCCTCCTCCCCCGTTCGAGCAATGGGCCGGATGCGACGGGAGGCCCAATAGAAAAACACGGCCCGGTTTTGCTTTCCTCGCTCAGGTTGCCAGACCCCGTCTGCAGCCGTTGCGTTTGGTGGAGATGAGACAAAGCTTTAGTACCACATCGGGAGCAGAGCCTAGAGGGAGGGAGCTATAAAACAAGGGGCAGGGCACCGTACAAACTCATACCTTTCTTCGTCTTTTGGCTAAGATCTAGTGTCTTTTGGCTAAGATCTAGTGTAGTATTTGTTCTTATCAGTTTAATATCTAATATGTAGGCTATGTGCTCATTTTGATGTTAAATTTGTTTTTGTGGGGGAGAATCCACTACAGTGGCTGGGCCCTTATGCGTAGCCCAGCCGTTGAGCTGCTGGCAGGGTCTGGCGCACCCCAACCAAAACAAAGATAAAATGTGTTCTCTGTGCCGTTGCTTTACATTTTGGACTAATGGGTACATTTTGGACTAATGGGCCAGCGTAGGCCTATGTTTCTGCAGCTGCTACTGGCTAGCAAATCTATCTGAGTAACCAAACACTACCCAACAACGACCAAAGTTAATTCACCCAGTCTGAGTAACGTTAATCGCAGCTTATCTGCGGAGACTTGAGAGGCATCATCTTACCGGGATAAATATGTCAACACCGATACAGTAATATTATTGCACAAGATAGAAATTGTACAAAATTGAATACAAGAAAGAActaagaaaaaaaatacaaaagcATTTCCCTCCATGTGCACCGCAGATACCGCCAAACTCAAACTTGAACAGCGCATGCACGCACATAGGATCAACTCCGGTCACTGATCCACCGTTGACGAACGCAGTTAATTTTGCGTGTGTAAGCCAATCTACATTGAGAGACGTAACAAAAGGGAGAGGCGTCCCGCTTACTACTCGGTCGATCCTGATCCACTTCATGAGGTGGGGCCCAAGAGCGGCTCCAAGTCCCGTGTTTAGTTCGTCAGATTCGGCTCCGCCCGAATGACTGTAGCGGTACTGTAGCTGCAgtgtcgttttgtttttatttggtaataattgtccaattgttgactacttaggctcaaaacattcgtctcgtaaagtacaatcaaactgtgcaattagttttttatttcctcAACAtatagtactctatgcatgtaccgtaagtttgatgtgacgggaaatcttctttttgcatagtgtcaaattctggaatttggggcaactaaacatggcctcagTCATGGCCATCTTATCCAGTGGGTCCAGCCAGATGCCACACACGTACTACTACTCGATGGGTCCCACGGGGATGAGCTGTCAGATACTTCCACACTGTGTCTGTTCATCCATCCTTGCCTCCGTCTCCCATCCATGAAGATCTGGTTATCTGGTGCACCTACACGGAGAAAACCTGGTTGTCCTGGCCGCGTTCAGTAAGCGACACGGCCGCTGCCGGCGACTCGCCGCCTGCCGCGTACGGTGGCGGCAtccgcgccatggccggcgtcgtcgTCCATAATGATCTGCCGGCACCGGCACTCCTCGCTGCAGAACGCCCGGTCGCCTCTGCATGCACGGTTGCACGCACATCATCACATACACAGCCAGTCAAACACACGTACAAACAAAATAAAGGCTCGTGAGACGGCGCGGATCACAGCCTACCTGTACATGTAGATGTCCATGCCCTCGGCGAGCTCTCTGTTGCAGAGGCAGCAGCGCTGCAGGAAGGAGCCCGCGGCCGTCGCAgggacctgctgctgctgcttgtgtttggAGCTGTGGATCACGAGGGTGGCCTTGCTGATgatctgcgccgccgccgccttcccgGGGTGGCTCTTGCTGTGGTGCTCCAGGAGAACGCTCAGCCCGGCCATCAAGCCAAAAGCTCATAGGCCAGAGCAAAGTAAGATTAGCTAGTAGCTACAGCTATTGTGGATTGGATGCAGGATGCTCGATCTagcctgttttttttttcacctcTTGGTTTTAACCCCTCTGTCTTCCACGGATCCTTTTGTGTGTGATGATGGATATTTTACTCCTTGGAAGGGGAGATCGCCTGGTGTGTCTATATATAAAGGAGGAAAGAGGAGGGCGTGCGTGGCAGCATGGGGTGCTGTGTTGCGCTTAAGGCCGAGCAGGGTTAGCACTTAGCAGGCAGATTTTGATTGGAGAGTGAGTTCGCCAATGTAACCCTAACACGCCTAACCACGTAATAACACCTTAAATATTCCATTGGGACTGTCCATACTAGTCCATTAGTAATCTCAGCAGCTAATCACAGtggggcctggtttagattgcaaatttttgcaatctggacactgtagcacgtttcgtttgtatttgataaactttgtccgatcatggactaactaggctcaaaagattcgtctcatgatttacaaccaaactgtgcaattagttattttttctatctatatttaatgctccatgcatgcatcCAAAAATTAATGGGACAGATAGAGtcaaaaatttggaattttgagCCCGGAGCTCCATGGCTACACACTCATCAAGACCGTACTCCGAATGGTCCAAGCGTTCGCATCAcccgttgccaacttgccatgCACCAATGCAATGGTCGAGGACATGGGGCC is from Miscanthus floridulus cultivar M001 chromosome 7, ASM1932011v1, whole genome shotgun sequence and encodes:
- the LOC136463712 gene encoding folate-binding protein 1-like; translated protein: MGSPTRPRRTTGFTLLLVLLFLSPLASAGQPKGVCVSPGGRFPGFSSEGKPPGRAPKGRRDLALCRIFRQNTCCDVTQTFPALVSVRNLALAGEGSQECIHLWELLECSICDPRVGVRPGPPVVCASFCDMVFKACSESYFSVDMKTQALSPCGLGDIICGKAHKWVSNGTELCRLAGFTVQVSETSSGGVDDTFCYGGKASLDSISDSWTSSKDRPTLSGVASWDVQDFQRWAREMPVGERVSWAIGGMVLTAGLIFISKRKSYSHRQKQAAIARNMRLRRLDSRANPQQTKRS
- the LOC136463713 gene encoding FCS-Like Zinc finger 15-like, encoding MAGLSVLLEHHSKSHPGKAAAAQIISKATLVIHSSKHKQQQQVPATAAGSFLQRCCLCNRELAEGMDIYMYRGDRAFCSEECRCRQIIMDDDAGHGADAATVRGRRRVAGSGRVAY